The proteins below are encoded in one region of Mya arenaria isolate MELC-2E11 chromosome 15, ASM2691426v1:
- the LOC128220746 gene encoding myosin-9-like, with protein sequence MLAHLTALFSQENRTMAVSKLEKSVLLEKDETLQLTAVRLYHSQREVARYLELGYLNLVDHPDIAKEVRLTAHDARAQHLMTSGLMKKFTMTSKHVVQTLLPMIRDGVELGDVDIVRETFGQILDHAEDMKTESEKTKASYYQIQGKVQANLGDVDKRNTTVKKTNEQKKIEREMEEKRQQQANENAEKLKVELAKADKELEELRSRRKVMGEEIEKDIKALDLEDGPTFIDDVMGSFTLGGVPETAKTIVNATVGLISGYLEDRRRQSQIKLKRKQYKLLNTEDRARNEQQVKLRIEEDTQRTEALERHAMIEKLNRDITVGLGDVHNLKEAATHLGDVDKLFTKIIRFWEDMAAATKYLKDDTKAGEVYLKKIEDERYQTRFLKSVERAEQNWGFFGKLCGAYVVETDREIDFLYEYLSKPLDHLSAEERKNRKQAVLSELKKEIDQVYPQIEDITDEKDA encoded by the exons AAATCAGTGTTGCTGGAGAAAGATGAGACGCTGCAGCTCACCGCAGTTCGCCTATACCATTCCCAACGGGAGGTGGCTCGATACCTTGAACTAGGCTACCTGAATTTGGTCGACCATCCTGATATTGCAAAAGAG GTTCGTTTAACAGCTCACGATGCTCGAGCACAGCATTTGATGACGTCAGGCTTAATGAAGAAGTTTACCATGACGTCAAAACATGTTGTTCAAACGTTGTTGCCAATGATTCGTGACGGCGTCGAACTTGGT GACGTTGACATAGTCAGGGAAACATTTGGGCAAATACTCGATCATGCCGAGGATATGAAAACAGAATCTGAAAAGACAAAAGCAAG TTATTATCAGATACAAGGAAAGGTTCAGGCAAATCTTGGAGATGTTGACAAACGAAATACAACAGTGAAGAAAACTAACGAGCAAAAGAAGATAGAAAGGGAGATGGAAGAAAAAAGGCAACAGCAGGCGAATGAAAATGCTGAGAAGTTGAAGGTAGAGTTGGCAAAAGCTGATAAGGAGCTGGAAGAACTTCGATCAAGAAGGAAAGTCATGGGCGAAGAAATTG AAAAGGACATAAAAGCCTTGGACTTAGAAGACGGACCAACATTCATAGACGATGTGATGGGATCTTTTACTCTTGGAGGCGTCCCAGAAACCGCAAAAACGATCGTGAATGCTACTGTGGGACTCATATCAGGCTATCTTGAAGACAGGAGGAGGCAAAGTCAG ataaagttgaaaagaaaacagtatAAGCTACTGAATACTGAGGACAGGGCGAGGAACGAGCAACAAGTAAAACTCAGAATTGAAGAAGACACACAACGTACAGAAGCGCTAGAAAGACATGCCATGATCGAAAAACTTAATAGAGATATAACAG TTGGCCTTGGTGACGTGCATAACCTTAAGGAAGCGGCAACCCACTTGGGTGATGTGGACAAGCTTTTTACAAAGATTATTAGGTTTTGGGAAGATATGGCAGCGGCAACAAAGTACCTGAAAGATGACACAAAAGCCGGAGAAGTTTACCTTAAAAAGATAGAGGACGAACGGTACCAGACACGTTTTCTGAAGTCCGTAGAAAGAGCTGAACag AACTGGGGTTTTTTCGGGAAACTTTGCGGCGCGTATGTTGTGGAGACTGACAGGGAGATAGATTTCCTGTACGAGTATCTGTCAAAACCACTTGACCACTTGTCTGctgaagaaagaaaaaacagAAAGCAAGCTGTATTAAGTGAGCTAAAGAAAGAGATCGACCAGGTTTACCCTCAGATTGAAGACATTACCGACGAAAAAGACGCATAA